The Pseudomonas fragi DNA window CGAGGTCGAGATATTGCTTCATGGTTTTCCTACCGTTTGAATGCGGGGCTTTGTAAGCCCCGCCATTCGAATGTATTACGCAGCTTTTTGAGCCGCCGGATCGCGGTTATAAGCCCACCAGATAAGGAGCAGGCCGCCCGCGATCATCGGGATGCAGAGGATTTGCCCCATCGTCACCCAGCCGAACGCCAGATAGCCCAGTTGGGCATCCGGTACACGGACGAATTCGACGATAAAGCGGAAGATGCCGTAGAACAGGGCGAACATCCCGGAAACCGCCATGGTTGGCCGTGGTTTGCGCGAGTACAGCCAAAGAATCAGGAAGAGTGCCACACCTTCGAGGGCGAACTGGTAAAGCTGCGACGGATGACGCGCCAGTTGTTGTGGGTCTGTCGGGAAAATCATCGCCCACGGCACATCGCTGGCCTTGCCCCACAGTTCGGCGTTGATAAAGTTGCCAATGCGCCCCGCACCCAGGCCAATCGGCACGACAGGGGCGATAAAGTCCATGATCTGGAAGAACGACTTGCCGTTGCGCTTGCCAAAGCCCCACACCGCCAGCATCACGCCGATCAGGCCGCCGTGGAACGCCATGCCGCCCTTCCACACTTCAAAAATCAGCAGCGGGTTGGCGATGTAGGCGCTCAGGTCGTAAAACAGCACATAACCCAAACGGCCGCCGACAATCACGCCCATGGCCACCCAGAACACCAGGTCGGAGAGCTTCTCCTTGGTCCAGGTCGGGTCGAAGCGGTTAAGGCGTCGCGACAGGATCAGCCAGGCAGCGCCAATGCCGATCAGGTACATCAGGCCGTACCAATGGATTTTCAGCGGGCCGATGGCCAGTGCCACCGGGTCAATCTGCGGGTAAGGCAGCATTGCGACTCC harbors:
- the lgt gene encoding prolipoprotein diacylglyceryl transferase, translated to MLPYPQIDPVALAIGPLKIHWYGLMYLIGIGAAWLILSRRLNRFDPTWTKEKLSDLVFWVAMGVIVGGRLGYVLFYDLSAYIANPLLIFEVWKGGMAFHGGLIGVMLAVWGFGKRNGKSFFQIMDFIAPVVPIGLGAGRIGNFINAELWGKASDVPWAMIFPTDPQQLARHPSQLYQFALEGVALFLILWLYSRKPRPTMAVSGMFALFYGIFRFIVEFVRVPDAQLGYLAFGWVTMGQILCIPMIAGGLLLIWWAYNRDPAAQKAA